A portion of the Candidatus Hydrogenedentota bacterium genome contains these proteins:
- the nuoE gene encoding NADH-quinone oxidoreductase subunit NuoE — MTQDTLELDISHIDAIVEAKGRGPEAVIPILQAIQSEYRYLPNAALERVCELTDIQPASIEGVATFYSQFRRDPVGEHLISLCDGTACHVKGAEDVHEAMAERLNLKKGEDTDADRKYTIQKVACIGCCSLAPAMQIDGVTYANVAPDSVAATLRDFENRESKKGTLEKPVHREVVENGAEIRIGLDSCCVAGGTDRIEAAVEEALAGIHSTVPIKHVSCVHMCHQVPVLEIIQENKAPAMYLRVTVDDVPGIIARHFNPQNPLTRLRSAALRWADSLYVDADTSENAVKRHDGNVRDPQVTAFLGNQMHIATEYHGEMDPYSLDEYLKKGGFAAVERILFGKLTGDVMLFRHQKKSLRDLPKSDKAWTAQQIIDEVLASGVRGRGGAGFPTGKKWQFVHDAPAPTGKKYVICNGDEGDPGAFMDRMILESYAYRVIEGMMISALAVGSDEGILYIRAEYPLATKQMRRAIEDCMEAGILGENFMGTGRTLHLRVKEGAGAFVCGEETALIASLEGKRGMPTMRPPYPAISGLYGCPTLINNVETLSVIPWIVRKGAAEFAKLGTEKSKGTKVFSLAGKIRNGGLIEVPMGITIRQIVEDIGGGIANGRKFKAILVGGPSGGVIPASMADTPVDYEALSQIGAMMGSGGMVVLDDSDCIVEMARYFLSFTQDESCGKCSPCRIGTMRLKEMLTRLCNGQGKEQDIEMMEELGKVVKSQSLCGLGKTAPNPVLTALMYFREEFEAHIAGRCPAGKCKPLIDYWVEDNCIGCTKCAQVCPVDCIESAPYKMHHIDLSICTRCDYCLVACPVDAIKAGSRV, encoded by the coding sequence ATGACACAGGACACACTGGAACTGGATATCAGCCACATCGATGCGATTGTGGAGGCGAAGGGGCGGGGCCCGGAGGCGGTAATCCCGATCCTTCAGGCAATCCAGTCGGAATACCGCTACCTGCCCAACGCGGCCCTGGAACGGGTGTGCGAACTGACCGATATTCAGCCCGCATCCATCGAGGGTGTGGCGACGTTTTATTCCCAGTTTCGCCGGGACCCCGTGGGTGAACACCTGATCAGTCTCTGCGATGGCACGGCGTGCCACGTAAAGGGCGCGGAGGATGTCCACGAGGCGATGGCGGAGCGCCTGAACCTCAAGAAAGGCGAAGACACCGACGCCGACCGCAAGTACACCATACAGAAGGTGGCCTGCATCGGGTGCTGTTCCCTGGCCCCCGCGATGCAGATTGACGGCGTCACCTACGCCAACGTGGCCCCTGATTCCGTTGCCGCCACGTTGCGCGATTTCGAGAATCGCGAGTCCAAGAAGGGGACGCTTGAGAAGCCCGTTCACCGCGAAGTGGTGGAAAACGGCGCGGAAATCCGCATCGGCCTGGACTCCTGCTGTGTGGCGGGCGGCACCGACCGCATCGAAGCCGCGGTGGAAGAAGCACTGGCCGGCATCCACTCGACCGTCCCCATCAAGCACGTGAGCTGCGTCCACATGTGCCACCAGGTGCCCGTGCTGGAAATCATTCAGGAGAACAAGGCCCCGGCCATGTACCTCCGCGTGACGGTGGACGACGTTCCGGGAATCATTGCGCGCCACTTCAATCCTCAGAATCCGTTGACCCGCCTGCGCTCTGCGGCGCTTCGCTGGGCCGACAGCCTCTATGTGGATGCGGACACGAGCGAGAACGCCGTGAAGCGCCATGACGGCAATGTGCGCGATCCCCAGGTGACCGCCTTCCTCGGCAATCAGATGCACATCGCCACGGAATACCATGGCGAGATGGATCCCTACAGCCTGGACGAGTACTTGAAGAAGGGCGGCTTCGCGGCGGTGGAGCGTATCCTCTTTGGCAAGTTGACCGGCGATGTGATGCTGTTCCGCCATCAGAAGAAATCCCTGCGCGACCTTCCGAAGAGCGACAAGGCCTGGACCGCCCAGCAGATCATCGACGAAGTGCTCGCGAGCGGCGTGCGCGGTCGCGGCGGCGCGGGCTTCCCCACAGGGAAAAAGTGGCAGTTCGTCCACGATGCGCCGGCGCCCACCGGCAAGAAGTATGTTATCTGCAACGGCGACGAGGGCGACCCCGGCGCCTTCATGGATCGCATGATCCTTGAGTCCTACGCGTACCGCGTGATCGAAGGCATGATGATCAGCGCCCTGGCCGTGGGTTCCGACGAGGGCATCCTCTATATCCGCGCGGAGTATCCCCTGGCGACAAAACAGATGCGCCGGGCCATTGAAGATTGCATGGAAGCGGGTATTCTCGGCGAGAATTTCATGGGTACGGGCCGCACCCTGCACCTGCGGGTGAAGGAGGGCGCTGGCGCTTTCGTATGCGGCGAGGAGACGGCGCTTATCGCCTCCCTCGAAGGCAAGCGCGGCATGCCCACGATGCGTCCCCCCTACCCCGCGATTTCCGGCCTCTACGGCTGCCCCACGCTGATCAACAACGTGGAAACGCTCTCGGTGATCCCTTGGATCGTGCGTAAGGGCGCGGCGGAATTCGCCAAGCTCGGCACGGAGAAGAGCAAAGGCACGAAGGTATTTTCGCTGGCCGGCAAGATACGCAATGGTGGCCTGATCGAAGTGCCCATGGGCATCACGATCCGCCAGATCGTGGAAGACATCGGCGGCGGCATCGCGAACGGACGGAAGTTCAAAGCGATCCTCGTGGGCGGCCCTTCGGGGGGCGTGATTCCCGCGTCCATGGCCGATACGCCCGTGGACTACGAGGCCCTTTCGCAGATTGGCGCCATGATGGGCTCCGGCGGCATGGTGGTGCTCGACGACTCCGACTGCATCGTGGAAATGGCGCGCTATTTCCTCTCCTTCACCCAGGACGAGTCCTGCGGCAAGTGTTCCCCCTGCCGCATCGGCACGATGCGCCTGAAGGAGATGCTCACGCGCCTTTGCAACGGCCAGGGCAAAGAGCAGGACATTGAAATGATGGAGGAGCTGGGCAAGGTCGTAAAGAGCCAGAGCCTGTGCGGCCTGGGCAAGACCGCGCCCAACCCGGTGCTGACGGCACTCATGTATTTCCGTGAGGAATTCGAAGCGCACATCGCGGGCCGGTGCCCGGCGGGCAAGTGCAAGCCGCTTATCGACTACTGGGTGGAGGACAACTGCATCGGCTGCACCAAGTGCGCCCAGGTGTGCCCCGTGGACTGCATCGAGTCCGCGCCCTACAAGATGCACCATATTGATTTGAGTATTTGCACGCGATGCGATTACTGCCTGGTGGCCTGTCCGGTGGACGCCATCAAGGCGGGCTCCCGGGTATAA
- a CDS encoding (2Fe-2S)-binding protein — protein sequence MPTVTINNRAIEVEPGTTLLQAARKLDIEIPTLCYWEGVRPMNSCMLCTVRNTQTGQLHSSCSTVVQDGMQIETDTGDVCEARKEVLELILSEHIGDCEAPCTHTCPASMNIPVMMRQIYDGDFADAAYTIHNGLVIPWTLGYVCPAPCENPCRRKSYDETMKIRTLHRNVAEKSLKENPELLECPPDTGKRTAVIGAGATGMAAAWVFRKEGHAVVVYEKDDKAGGKLRELPDDKLPKEVLDTEIDFITRLGVDFRYNQKVDAEMLEAIREEYDAVVIACAGLGKAGGKVFEAKEHKLTVMAVGNGKTAAAWANRYMVSVDAKPEPELFQSKIGKMVKAEMEAMRDHNENKEAMLVVPITTEEPLADSRKEAGRCLHCDCRKRVTCTLRKWSHVYNAEQRKYNTTETKDVRYLGLGGDVYLEPGKCIRCGLCVEIANMHGEDIGLAFIGRGFDMEIKVPFNRSLDEGLRKSAAACVAACPTAAIAFRNKEDIEGCHTTVWIEL from the coding sequence ATGCCCACCGTAACGATTAACAATCGAGCGATCGAAGTCGAGCCCGGAACGACGCTGCTGCAGGCGGCGCGGAAACTGGACATCGAGATCCCGACGCTGTGCTACTGGGAAGGGGTGCGCCCGATGAACTCGTGCATGCTTTGCACGGTGCGCAATACCCAGACGGGGCAACTCCATTCTTCGTGCTCCACGGTGGTGCAGGACGGCATGCAGATCGAGACGGACACGGGCGATGTGTGCGAGGCGCGCAAGGAAGTGCTGGAGCTGATCCTCAGCGAGCACATTGGCGACTGCGAAGCCCCCTGCACCCACACCTGCCCCGCTTCAATGAACATTCCGGTCATGATGCGGCAGATCTATGACGGCGATTTCGCCGACGCGGCCTACACGATCCACAACGGCCTGGTCATTCCCTGGACCCTGGGCTATGTGTGTCCCGCGCCCTGCGAGAACCCCTGCCGCCGTAAGAGCTACGACGAGACGATGAAAATCCGTACGCTGCATCGAAATGTGGCGGAGAAATCACTCAAGGAGAATCCTGAACTGCTGGAGTGCCCGCCGGACACGGGGAAGCGCACGGCCGTTATCGGTGCGGGTGCGACGGGTATGGCGGCGGCCTGGGTCTTCCGCAAGGAGGGCCACGCCGTGGTCGTCTATGAAAAAGACGACAAGGCCGGCGGCAAGCTGCGGGAATTGCCCGACGACAAGCTTCCCAAGGAAGTACTCGATACCGAGATCGATTTCATCACCCGTTTGGGCGTGGATTTCCGCTATAACCAGAAAGTGGACGCGGAGATGCTGGAGGCGATCCGCGAAGAATACGATGCCGTGGTCATTGCATGCGCGGGCCTGGGCAAGGCGGGTGGCAAGGTTTTCGAGGCGAAGGAGCACAAGCTCACGGTGATGGCGGTGGGCAATGGCAAGACGGCGGCCGCGTGGGCCAACCGCTACATGGTCAGCGTGGATGCGAAGCCGGAGCCGGAGCTTTTCCAGTCGAAGATTGGCAAAATGGTGAAGGCGGAGATGGAGGCCATGCGCGATCACAACGAAAATAAAGAGGCGATGCTGGTGGTTCCCATCACCACCGAGGAACCGCTGGCCGATTCGCGCAAAGAAGCCGGGCGGTGCCTCCACTGCGACTGCCGCAAGCGCGTGACCTGCACCCTGCGCAAGTGGTCCCACGTGTACAACGCGGAGCAGCGCAAGTACAACACGACGGAGACCAAGGATGTTCGCTACCTCGGTCTGGGCGGCGACGTCTACCTGGAGCCGGGCAAGTGCATCCGGTGCGGCCTGTGCGTGGAAATTGCCAACATGCACGGCGAGGATATCGGCCTGGCCTTCATCGGCCGCGGTTTCGATATGGAAATCAAGGTGCCCTTCAATCGGAGTCTCGACGAGGGCCTGCGCAAATCCGCCGCGGCGTGTGTAGCGGCGTGTCCCACGGCGGCTATCGCCTTCCGGAACAAGGAAGACATCGAAGGGTGTCACACGACGGTTTGGATTGAACTCTAA
- a CDS encoding PQQ-like beta-propeller repeat protein — protein MVRFLLLGLVALGLYGTAHGGDARQFRGPDRDGKFDEKGLLKAWPEGGPELLWEIDLIGMGYASPTVVGDTIYVPGMIETNQGYLFALSLDGQEKWRLNYGQETEDSQAPGARSTLTVDGAHGYLMSGLGVLYKIDLGAPAITWQVDLLKRFQGKQIQWAIAESPLVDEKLVYCMPGGPDAAVAALDKATGETVWTTKDFGDASAYCSPNIIVHNGRRILVSMTGKGLVGVDAASGEVLWTRDHPDQWDIHANTPVYADGMLYFVAGSKVGGVMLKLSDDGTELTEVWKDTALDTLHGGVVLHEGYIYGTAHRSGREMLCLELKTGKIMWRTPEVTEGALVYADGMLYNYEGPMKGVVSLINASPEGFERTGEFKVTKGEAKHWAHPVVANGTLYIRRGEYLWAYDVKAK, from the coding sequence ATGGTGCGATTTCTTCTGCTGGGTCTGGTCGCGTTGGGTCTCTATGGAACGGCACACGGCGGCGACGCCCGCCAGTTTCGCGGACCTGATCGCGATGGAAAGTTTGACGAGAAGGGACTGCTGAAGGCGTGGCCCGAGGGCGGCCCGGAGTTGCTCTGGGAAATTGACCTCATCGGCATGGGCTACGCCTCCCCCACCGTCGTCGGCGACACCATCTATGTGCCCGGCATGATCGAGACGAACCAGGGCTATCTCTTTGCGCTCTCCCTCGACGGCCAAGAGAAATGGCGGCTGAATTACGGGCAGGAAACGGAAGATTCGCAGGCACCAGGCGCACGCTCCACCCTCACGGTGGATGGCGCACACGGATACCTTATGTCGGGCCTGGGCGTCCTCTACAAGATCGACCTTGGCGCGCCGGCCATCACATGGCAGGTGGACCTGTTGAAGCGCTTCCAGGGGAAGCAGATTCAGTGGGCAATCGCAGAATCCCCGCTGGTCGATGAAAAGCTGGTGTATTGCATGCCCGGCGGACCCGACGCCGCCGTCGCCGCGCTGGACAAAGCAACCGGTGAGACCGTCTGGACTACCAAGGACTTCGGGGATGCCTCGGCTTATTGCTCGCCCAACATCATCGTCCACAACGGGCGCCGTATCCTCGTAAGCATGACGGGCAAGGGACTCGTCGGCGTGGACGCGGCAAGTGGCGAGGTGCTGTGGACCCGCGACCATCCAGATCAGTGGGATATTCACGCCAACACGCCCGTGTACGCCGACGGCATGCTCTATTTTGTTGCCGGCAGCAAGGTGGGCGGCGTCATGCTCAAGCTCTCCGACGATGGCACGGAGCTGACCGAGGTATGGAAAGACACGGCACTGGATACCCTGCACGGCGGTGTGGTGCTTCATGAAGGCTATATCTACGGAACGGCCCATCGCTCGGGCAGGGAAATGCTCTGTCTCGAGCTCAAGACCGGCAAGATCATGTGGCGCACGCCGGAGGTTACGGAGGGGGCGCTTGTCTATGCGGACGGCATGCTCTACAACTACGAGGGGCCGATGAAGGGCGTCGTGAGTTTGATCAATGCGTCGCCGGAGGGCTTCGAGCGCACGGGGGAATTCAAGGTCACGAAGGGCGAGGCGAAGCACTGGGCGCACCCGGTGGTGGCGAATGGGACCCTGTATATTCGGCGCGGCGAGTATCTCTGGGCCTATGATGTAAAGGCGAAGTGA
- a CDS encoding sulfite exporter TauE/SafE family protein, whose amino-acid sequence MDWVFAAGPAFVLGIMTSISPCLLATNVTAISFIARRIERPRTLLLAGGCYTLGQALAFVILAALVVSSLVTAPVVSQGLQKYLFRLMGPILMIMGLFLLELVSVKLHRGRLKAWAVRYASRGGLWSATVLGLFLALSFCPTSAALFFGGLIQMAVLHHSCVYLPLAFSLGVSLPVVIVVYLVGFAAHRVGRVVRGVNRVEWWLRKTAGVISIAVGFYFTLAYSLVLW is encoded by the coding sequence ATGGACTGGGTCTTCGCCGCCGGACCGGCCTTTGTCCTGGGCATCATGACGTCGATCAGCCCGTGTCTGCTTGCCACCAACGTCACCGCCATCAGCTTTATCGCGCGACGTATCGAGCGGCCGCGAACGTTGCTGCTGGCCGGTGGCTGCTACACCCTGGGGCAGGCGCTGGCCTTCGTGATACTGGCGGCACTGGTCGTGAGCAGTCTCGTGACGGCGCCGGTGGTGTCGCAGGGTCTCCAGAAGTATCTGTTTCGCCTGATGGGGCCGATCCTCATGATTATGGGATTGTTTCTGCTGGAACTGGTCTCGGTGAAACTCCACCGGGGACGCCTCAAGGCCTGGGCCGTGCGCTATGCCAGCCGCGGCGGTCTGTGGAGTGCGACCGTGTTGGGGCTGTTTCTGGCCTTGTCCTTTTGCCCCACCTCCGCCGCCCTCTTCTTCGGCGGGCTCATCCAAATGGCGGTTCTGCACCATTCCTGTGTGTATCTCCCGCTGGCCTTCTCACTGGGCGTATCCCTCCCCGTGGTAATCGTAGTCTACCTCGTGGGTTTCGCCGCCCATCGTGTCGGGCGCGTGGTGCGCGGCGTGAACCGCGTCGAGTGGTGGCTGCGAAAAACCGCCGGCGTCATTTCAATCGCCGTCGGTTTCTACTTTACGCTGGCCTATTCACTGGTGCTCTGGTGA
- a CDS encoding PQQ-like beta-propeller repeat protein — MRFHRFIRQAFRGLVFGVALATAGMAPANDWPHWRGPNHNGTADATNLPGAWTQDNILWKTPMPGQSSASPIVVGERIFCVSNSADMKSLLGLCFNRDTGALLWEKTFVKDAEQPRRNTLASPSPVSDGTTVYFMFGTGDLIASDFDGNVKWSKNLVAEYGPINQQFGYSSTPLFFKGKLYIAIMRGQWERRELEEFTDETSHILCLDPADGKEVWKAHRSSDGGDEAFDSYSSPMPYEFGDTAAILSQGGNYVIGHDATTGKELWRQNHNPEKGKMWRLIPSPMAAGEYVIGVQPRGQAAFAILPQPGKSFAYTESHWIYDEKTTDVPNPIFYKDRVILLNDVQGKVFCLDVKTGAPAWLGDLEADSRIWSSPVVADDKMYVMTESGQVITAGIGDGLTILSRNNLGGHECKSTPAIAHGKLFIRTSDTLYCIGNK; from the coding sequence ATGCGCTTCCACCGTTTTATCCGCCAGGCCTTTCGCGGTCTCGTTTTCGGGGTCGCCCTCGCCACGGCGGGCATGGCTCCGGCCAACGACTGGCCCCACTGGCGTGGACCAAACCACAACGGTACCGCGGATGCCACCAACCTGCCCGGGGCCTGGACCCAGGACAATATCCTCTGGAAAACCCCCATGCCGGGCCAGAGTTCCGCGTCGCCCATCGTGGTGGGAGAACGCATCTTTTGCGTGTCCAACAGTGCGGATATGAAATCCCTCCTCGGCCTTTGCTTTAACCGGGACACGGGAGCGCTCCTCTGGGAAAAGACCTTCGTAAAGGATGCCGAGCAGCCCCGGCGCAATACCCTGGCCTCGCCCTCGCCCGTGAGCGACGGCACGACGGTGTATTTCATGTTTGGCACGGGCGATCTCATCGCGTCCGATTTCGACGGCAACGTGAAGTGGTCCAAGAACCTGGTCGCGGAGTATGGCCCCATCAATCAGCAATTCGGCTATAGCTCGACACCGCTTTTTTTCAAGGGCAAGCTGTACATTGCCATCATGCGCGGTCAGTGGGAGCGTCGGGAGCTGGAAGAGTTCACCGATGAGACCTCGCACATTCTCTGCCTCGACCCGGCCGATGGCAAGGAAGTCTGGAAAGCCCACCGTTCCAGCGACGGCGGCGACGAGGCCTTCGATTCCTACTCCAGCCCCATGCCTTACGAATTCGGCGACACGGCCGCCATCCTGAGCCAGGGCGGCAACTACGTTATCGGCCACGACGCGACCACGGGTAAGGAGCTCTGGCGGCAGAATCACAACCCGGAAAAAGGCAAGATGTGGCGCCTGATCCCGTCACCCATGGCGGCGGGCGAATATGTCATCGGCGTGCAACCCCGAGGCCAGGCCGCCTTCGCCATTCTGCCTCAGCCCGGCAAGTCATTCGCCTACACGGAATCCCATTGGATTTACGATGAAAAGACCACCGACGTACCCAACCCGATCTTCTATAAGGACCGCGTGATCCTGCTCAATGACGTCCAGGGCAAGGTTTTCTGCCTCGATGTGAAGACGGGGGCGCCCGCCTGGCTGGGCGATCTGGAGGCCGACAGCCGTATCTGGTCTTCGCCCGTGGTTGCCGACGACAAGATGTACGTCATGACCGAGAGCGGTCAGGTGATCACGGCGGGAATCGGCGACGGCCTCACCATCCTTTCTCGAAACAATCTCGGTGGGCACGAATGCAAGTCCACCCCGGCCATCGCCCATGGCAAGCTTTTCATTCGGACCTCCGATACACTCTATTGCATTGGAAACAAGTAA
- a CDS encoding glycosyltransferase family 4 protein — protein sequence MKIVYIVPGTGGTFYCQNCMRDIELVRALRRMGHDVLMIPVYLPVLIDSGEIGKGVPVFFGGINCYLQQKFSLFRYTPRWMDRLFDTSWMLRKAAKQEGTTEAAGLGPMTLSMLQGPDGNQKKELERMMAWLVEQEKPDVIHLSNALLLGMARTLKQNLKVPLFCSLQDEMPWLDAIDDPYNRLCWDAMTDCSRDVDAFVAVSQWYADEMAVRMALTPEKIQVIHLGIKCDDIPKAPMTFEPPVIGYLSKMTDSLGLGRLVDAFIHLKQHPRLKDLKLRATGGQVGSDATYIKWLKQKLHKHGFEHDVEFMEEFDIETRREFIQSLSVMSVPAPEGEAFGLFIIEANAAGIPVVQPRAGAYPEIVGATGGGLIYDGHDPEALAKSLETVLLDAEAARALGAKGREAVAKKFSTERMANDTIALYSRFAVT from the coding sequence ATGAAGATTGTTTACATCGTACCGGGAACGGGGGGCACATTCTACTGCCAGAACTGCATGCGGGATATCGAGTTGGTCCGGGCGCTGCGGCGTATGGGCCACGACGTACTCATGATCCCGGTCTATCTGCCGGTGCTCATCGACTCGGGCGAGATCGGCAAAGGCGTCCCCGTGTTCTTCGGCGGCATCAATTGCTACCTCCAGCAGAAGTTCTCCCTTTTTCGTTACACACCGCGCTGGATGGATCGCCTCTTTGACACATCGTGGATGCTGCGAAAAGCGGCGAAACAGGAAGGTACAACCGAAGCGGCCGGACTCGGACCCATGACCCTCTCGATGCTTCAGGGGCCGGATGGCAACCAGAAGAAGGAGCTGGAGCGCATGATGGCCTGGCTGGTGGAGCAGGAGAAACCGGATGTCATCCACCTCTCCAATGCGCTGCTGCTGGGGATGGCGCGCACGCTTAAGCAAAACCTGAAGGTGCCCCTGTTTTGCAGTCTGCAGGACGAAATGCCCTGGCTGGACGCCATCGACGATCCCTATAACCGGCTTTGCTGGGACGCCATGACCGATTGCAGCCGCGATGTGGACGCGTTTGTGGCGGTGAGCCAGTGGTACGCCGATGAAATGGCCGTGCGGATGGCGCTTACACCGGAAAAGATTCAGGTAATCCATCTGGGCATCAAGTGCGATGACATTCCCAAAGCGCCCATGACCTTCGAGCCTCCGGTGATTGGATATCTTTCGAAGATGACCGATTCCCTCGGGCTGGGTCGACTGGTGGACGCCTTTATTCATCTGAAGCAGCACCCGCGCCTCAAAGATCTCAAATTGAGGGCGACCGGGGGCCAGGTCGGCTCGGATGCCACGTACATCAAGTGGCTCAAGCAGAAGTTGCACAAGCACGGCTTCGAACATGATGTGGAATTCATGGAAGAATTCGATATCGAAACACGCCGCGAGTTCATCCAGTCTTTGTCGGTCATGTCGGTTCCGGCGCCCGAGGGCGAGGCCTTCGGGCTGTTCATCATCGAAGCGAACGCCGCGGGCATTCCGGTGGTGCAGCCGAGGGCGGGGGCCTATCCCGAAATCGTGGGGGCGACGGGTGGAGGACTGATTTACGACGGCCATGACCCTGAGGCCTTGGCCAAGTCGCTGGAAACCGTCCTGCTGGACGCGGAAGCCGCACGGGCTCTGGGGGCGAAAGGTCGTGAGGCCGTGGCGAAGAAATTTTCAACCGAGCGGATGGCCAACGACACCATCGCGCTGTATTCGAGGTTCGCTGTTACATGA
- a CDS encoding PQQ-binding-like beta-propeller repeat protein, with protein MKDKIISMAPFFVILGIVLVWGFMQGWFSPAPASEEAPDDVAAISGTAEPAGTTTEPVPAAPPAPVETAPAASTPPVPAPTAVPTPLAAAPVVAANEAPATLWSTYHGDANLAGVAAGTLPDAPARLWRFQTSAPLFYGPVSSASMLHFVNSHGEISTVDFTGKKIWSKQLTRKSVNDDTEQNARVDGPLCCFDSTLLVGTMAGTIYAFDAATGNEKWRHEMGSPVLGSITYQPASATQPQARVYVIGQDDGALHCLSFADGTPLWKSEPIDRCDGSPAAGDGVVSFGSCASALHVVSAEDGAILKNIAIGKESQVAGGVAIRGNSVFSGTHAGELIHANLTTGEIVWTNTDCVAEVFTTPAVSTDKVIYGGMDDTVYAVERATGKNVWKFDAKGMPGSAVIVGDKVVVTANGVLYLLALADGKQLWSYEVSDEITPPSIINGMILVGGKDGSLSAFGAAQG; from the coding sequence ATGAAAGACAAAATCATTTCGATGGCGCCGTTTTTCGTCATTCTGGGTATCGTGCTGGTCTGGGGATTCATGCAGGGATGGTTCTCCCCCGCCCCGGCGTCGGAAGAAGCGCCTGATGACGTGGCGGCGATTTCAGGAACAGCAGAGCCCGCAGGGACGACGACCGAACCGGTACCTGCCGCGCCCCCCGCGCCTGTGGAAACTGCGCCCGCCGCTTCGACGCCCCCGGTCCCCGCGCCGACTGCGGTGCCCACACCACTCGCCGCGGCTCCGGTCGTGGCGGCGAACGAAGCCCCTGCAACGCTGTGGTCCACCTATCACGGCGACGCCAATCTGGCCGGCGTGGCCGCAGGCACCCTCCCGGATGCGCCCGCGCGACTCTGGCGCTTTCAGACGAGCGCCCCGCTTTTCTATGGCCCGGTCTCCTCGGCGTCGATGCTGCACTTCGTGAACAGCCACGGCGAGATCTCGACGGTGGACTTCACGGGGAAGAAGATCTGGTCCAAACAGCTCACGCGGAAATCGGTCAACGACGATACCGAGCAGAATGCGCGGGTGGACGGTCCTTTGTGCTGCTTCGACTCGACGCTCCTCGTGGGGACGATGGCGGGCACGATCTACGCCTTCGACGCGGCAACGGGCAATGAGAAGTGGCGGCATGAAATGGGCAGCCCGGTGCTGGGTTCCATCACCTATCAGCCCGCCAGCGCCACCCAGCCCCAGGCGCGGGTCTATGTCATCGGTCAGGACGACGGCGCGCTCCATTGTCTTTCCTTTGCCGATGGAACGCCCCTGTGGAAAAGCGAACCCATTGATCGCTGCGACGGCTCACCCGCCGCGGGCGACGGTGTGGTCTCCTTCGGGAGCTGCGCCTCGGCCCTTCATGTCGTGAGTGCCGAGGACGGCGCGATTCTGAAAAATATCGCCATCGGAAAGGAATCGCAGGTAGCGGGCGGCGTGGCCATCCGGGGCAACTCGGTGTTTTCCGGCACGCACGCGGGCGAGTTGATCCACGCCAATCTGACGACCGGCGAGATCGTGTGGACCAATACCGATTGCGTGGCGGAAGTCTTCACCACGCCGGCGGTCAGCACGGACAAAGTCATCTACGGCGGCATGGACGACACCGTTTACGCGGTGGAGCGCGCCACCGGTAAGAACGTGTGGAAATTTGATGCCAAGGGTATGCCCGGTTCGGCGGTAATTGTGGGCGACAAGGTGGTGGTAACGGCAAACGGCGTGCTGTACCTGCTGGCGCTGGCCGATGGAAAACAGCTTTGGTCCTACGAAGTCAGCGATGAAATTACGCCGCCTTCGATCATCAACGGGATGATCCTCGTCGGCGGCAAAGATGGCTCGCTGTCGGCCTTTGGGGCGGCGCAGGGCTGA
- a CDS encoding ABC transporter ATP-binding protein, with product MTTPGALLELNDVSKTYNEADASTAILKGACLSVSAGDSLAIVGPSGCGKSTLLNLIGLLDSPSGGTLQFKGERLDGFNEEQRAAFRNRSIGFVFQHHHLLPQCTALENVLVPTLVSKDATNAAERAEKLLVRVGLKDRIHARPGQLSGGERQRVAVVRALINQPALLLADEPTGSLSHEGADALATLMLELNAEEGMALIVVTHSMDVARRMAQVYELADGKLRGKAA from the coding sequence GTGACCACACCAGGCGCCTTGCTTGAACTCAACGACGTCTCCAAGACCTACAACGAGGCCGACGCGTCCACCGCGATCCTGAAGGGCGCCTGCCTTTCCGTTTCCGCTGGGGACTCCCTCGCGATTGTCGGGCCTTCCGGTTGCGGCAAGAGCACCCTGCTCAACCTCATCGGTCTGCTGGACTCGCCCAGCGGCGGCACGCTCCAGTTCAAGGGCGAACGGCTCGACGGCTTTAATGAAGAGCAGCGCGCGGCCTTTCGCAATCGCTCCATTGGCTTTGTGTTCCAGCACCACCACCTGCTGCCCCAGTGCACGGCGCTGGAGAATGTGCTGGTGCCCACGCTGGTGAGCAAGGACGCGACAAACGCCGCCGAACGCGCGGAGAAACTGCTCGTTCGCGTAGGCCTGAAGGATCGCATTCATGCGCGACCCGGCCAGCTCTCCGGCGGCGAGCGGCAGCGCGTGGCGGTGGTAAGGGCGCTCATCAACCAGCCGGCGTTGCTCCTGGCCGACGAACCCACGGGCTCCCTCAGCCACGAAGGCGCGGATGCCCTCGCTACCCTCATGCTCGAATTAAACGCCGAAGAAGGCATGGCGCTCATCGTGGTGACTCACTCCATGGACGTGGCGCGACGCATGGCCCAGGTCTATGAACTTGCCGACGGCAAACTGCGCGGGAAGGCGGCCTGA